From the genome of Lutzomyia longipalpis isolate SR_M1_2022 chromosome 2, ASM2433408v1, one region includes:
- the LOC129788985 gene encoding uncharacterized protein LOC129788985 produces the protein MRCNSGFLRWPPLLVIIGSCLYLLLTFNTVNSSPLHQRLVRMIRDQENEQIIDHRNTTNDYQYVTKESAEKCLFDGALVPKSQATCESKPGCRVIQKTGECCPDFQCQCERDGKIYAIGEKLVDPETPCRVCYCQGGEFICNNVTCYNRNDCEPKFIAGRCCPEYDNCPPLEHVKVGPTEMMFATEATDPVTPHSESLPETTSTVRSTILYPLPNGNNNQLGIKIKEITKVEEIRITNPPKNEPLPTAKTPISVDTTAEAPRSTTQNPVASTEGSSEVNKLEDLDVHEEESTRDTFKSVRQTVTEEILLDKSSEDGNFTEISTTDEELVSFSSTPPADPQLYPSVVQMGDRVVIVDHNGKTKPITILGAEGLQLGGEELDHIEVSSAPTSLSTNEIISPSSGDDATNDIFGVDTSSGTTELPGNEQERYEEDHEGESSNLYLIASTPLVESSGENLLVLVNGTFNDEESDMIYDTVLYTQAPPDGGNSNETETFDTTYFRDEESTENDTTENWLNARGFSATSEEDTLSTSPATAVDTVIHQRGEDGNLRPETYIEEDELANHELINPEYPPLPEDVSLYGREHGSAPFADDEMEQSRTHHDHAEKLPEASTEKLIQGVEQSENETVDASTPKATEEPHRDPAESSESSREVLIVEGEISSPESLMMPPHNPKDDAESLKYKQQEPPVETSLQVEDNRSSPDAIAPLSAPYRTMTYL, from the exons ATGAGATGCAATTCCGGATTCCTCAGGTGGCCGCCACTTTTAGTCATCATTGGATCATGCCTCTACCTGCTCTTGACATTCAACACAGTGAATTCca GTCCACTCCATCAGAGGCTTGTGCGAATGATAAGAGATCAAGAGAATGAACAAATCATCGATCATCGCAACACCACAAATGACTATCAATACG TGACGAAGGAGAGTGCAGAAAAATGCCTCTTTGACGGTGCTTTGGTGCCAAAAAGCCAAGCCACGTGCGAATCAAAACCCGGTTGTCGTGTGATTCAGAAGACCGGCGAATGTTGCCCAGATTTTCAGTGTCAATGCGAGCGAGACGGTAAAATTTATGCCATCGGCGAGAAGCTCGTTGATCCAGAAACACCTTGTCGAGTGTGCTACTGTCAAG GCGGAGAATTTATCTGCAACAACGTTACGTGCTACAATAGAAATGACTGCGAACCAAAGTTTATTGCCGGAAGGTGTTGCCCAGAGTATGACAATTGTCCGCCCcttg AGCACGTTAAAGTGGGACCAACTGAAATGATGTTCGCAACGGAGGCAACAGACCCAGTGACACCACACTCTGAGAGTCTCCCGGAAACAACATCAACTGTACGATCAACAATCCTGTATCCGTTGCCCAATGGCAATAACAATCAATtgggaattaaaataaaggaaataacGAAGGTTGAGGAGATTAGAATAACAAATCCACCCAAAAATGAGCCACTGCCCACAGCAAAGACACCAATTAGTGTGGACACAACAGCCGAGGCGCCGCGTTCCACAACACAAAATCCAGTGGCGTCGACGGAGGGTAGCAGTGAAGTGAATAAATTGGAGGATCTCGATGTGCACGAGGAGGAATCCACGCGGGATACGTTCAAGAGTGTCCGACAGACTGTTACGGAGGAAATTTTGTTGGATAAATCATCCGAAGATGGGAATTTCACGGAGATTTCGACGACTGATGAGGAGCTGGTGAGCTTCTCAAGTACTCCACCTGCTGATCCTCAGCTGTACCCATCGGTGGTACAAATGGGCGATAGGGTGGTGATTGTGGATCACAATGGCAAGACAAAACCCATTACAATTCTTGGTGCTGAAGGTCTGCAGCTGGGTGGAGAAGAACTGGATCATATTGAGGTCTCCTCAGCACCCACATCGCTAAGTACgaatgaaataatttcccCATCCTCGGGGGATGATGCAACGAATGATATTTTTGGGGTGGACACATCGAGTGGCACGACAGAGCTTCCGGGGAATGAGCAGGAGCGCTATGAGGAAGATCATGAGGGTGAATCGAGTAATTTGTACTTGATCGCCTCCACGCCTCTTGTGGAGAGTTCTGGGGAGAATTTACTCGTTCTGGTCAATGGCACATTCAACGATGAGGAAAGTGATATGATCTACGACACCGTGCTATATACACAAGCCCCACCGGATGGGGGGAATTCCAATGAAACGGAAACCTTCGATACGACCTACTTCCGCGATGAGGAATCCACGGAGAATGATACCACGGAGAATTGGCTCAATGCCCGAGGATTCTCAGCAACGAGTGAGGAAGACACACTGAGTACGTCACCAGCAACGGCCGTGGATACGGTGATTCATCAGCGTGGTGAAGATGGGAATCTTCGACCAGAGACGTACATTGAGGAAGATGAGCTGGCAAATCATGAGCTTATAAATCCCGAATATCCACCTCTACCGGAAGATGTGAGCCTCTATGGGAGGGAACATGGATCAGCACCATTTGCTGACGATGAAATGGAACAATCCAGGACGCATCATGATCACGCGGAAAAGCTTCCCGAAGCCTCAACAGAAAAACTCATCCAGGGCGTTGAacaaagtgaaaatgaaaCGGTAGACGCCTCCACTCCCAAAGCCACAGAAGAACCTCACAGGGATCCCGCAGAATCATCAGAATCCTCCCGAGAAGTCCTCATTGTTGAAGGAGAAATTTCCTCACCTGAATCCCTCATGATGCCGCCACATAATCCAAAAGACGACGCCGAGAGTCTCAAATACAAACAACAGGAGCCCCCAGTGGAGACATCTCTCCAAGTTGAGGATAATCGCTCCTCCCCAGATGCCATTGCACCCCTCTCTGCTCCCTACAGGACCATGACGTACTTGTAG